Proteins found in one Larimichthys crocea isolate SSNF chromosome I, L_crocea_2.0, whole genome shotgun sequence genomic segment:
- the spon2b gene encoding spondin-2b, whose protein sequence is MDTTRNILSVSEALCHLIVMMLTLGQGVRSMPVPTDVPMCTASETAQYRLTFTGKWTQAAFPKQYPVYRPPAQWSNIIGVTHSSDYHIWQRNEFASNGVREFAEKGEAWTLMKEVEAAGERIQSVYGILSAPAVVGGTGQTCTEFEVFARHSYLSFIVRIVPSPDWFVGVDSFDLCDGDHWKENVSLELFPYDAGTDSGFTFSSPNFETIPQDRITQITSSFPSHPANSFFYPRLKHLPPIAKITLTKVKKTNQIITLPVEPTQSNQLPTGNEIEDKLINTPLDCEVSVWSPWGLCKGKCGDSGVQHRTRYILMHPANNGAACPLLEEERKCFPDNCL, encoded by the exons ATGGACACCACAAGGAACATCCTCTCCGTCTCTGAGGCGCTCTGCCACCTGATTGTCATGATGTTGACACTAGGCCAAGGTGTTCGGTCGATGCCTGTTCCCACCGACGTCCCAATGTGCACGGCCTCGGAAACCGCCCAGTACAGGCTAACGTTTACTGGCAAGTGGACCCAGGCAGCTTTCCCGAAGCAGTATCCGGTCTACCGCCCCCCTGCACAGTGGTCGAACATTATCG GGGTGACTCACAGCTCTGATTACCACATCTGGCAGCGTAATGAGTTTGCCAGCAACGGAGTGAGGGAGTTTGCTGAGAAAGGCGAGGCCTGGACGCTTATGAAGGAAGTCGAGGCGGCCGGCGAACGCATCCAGAGTGTTTATGGGATCCTCTCCGCTCCCGCTGTTGTGGGAGGAACAGGCCAGACATGCACTGAGTTTGAGGTCTTCGCCAGGCACTCCTAT CTGTCGTTTATCGTGCGAATCGTTCCGAGCCCGGACTGGTTCGTGGGTGTGGACAGTTTTGACCTGTGTGACGGCGACCACTGGAAAGAGAACGTGTCGCTGGAGCTTTTCCCGTACGACGCGGGAACCGACAGCGGGTTCACGTTCTCTTCTCCTAACTTCGAGACCATTCCACAGGACAGGATCACACAG ATCACTTCTTCCTTTCCAAGCCACCCTGCCAACTCCTTTTTCTACCCCCGCCTGAAGCACTTGCCACCCATTGCCAAGATAACGCTCACCAAGGTAAAGAAGACCAATCAGATCATCACCTTGCCAGTGGAGCCCACCCAATCCAACCAGCTACCAACAGGAAACGAGATCGAGGACAAGCTCATAA ATACCCCTCTGGACTGCGAGGTGTCAGTGTGGTCTCCTTGGGGCTTGTGCAAAGGCAAGTGTGGAGACTCGGGCGTGCAGCACCGCACGCGCTACATCCTGATGCACCCGGCCAACAACGGGGCTGCGTGCCCCctgctggaggaagagaggaaatgcTTCCCGGACAACTGTTTATGA